Proteins from a genomic interval of Dioscorea cayenensis subsp. rotundata cultivar TDr96_F1 unplaced genomic scaffold, TDr96_F1_v2_PseudoChromosome.rev07_lg8_w22 25.fasta BLBR01000185.1, whole genome shotgun sequence:
- the LOC120253738 gene encoding uncharacterized protein LOC120253738, translating to MAGRNRSSIRRGRSSIPTSQAESRGASMSSSAIVVQSDTTPPTLTARTTTPAPIFIPSTVDLTTASVPPPTSTTPATIPPTTTTSPSTIFAPIEDASTGDGGSSRRVRIYVLSDRFVPHGHAISKFITEKMKERQYKEGYTWSKIDKHTHDFYWREFKKYYYWPIEEDNAIKAVWEKVCRGHYSRNLCRWHKSYKKTGKKPVWVEDEIWNKWLEHWNTEEFKHKSKQGSINRCSETGGNGGGISRHLGGSKSFVEHAIDLKKTLQRTPTAFDIFCKTHVNKEGKGVDSRAQAVYDAMQKMVEAASQTLSDDSQPSPLDMDAMYLEASGGEKKKRVYGLGSHALSLYQESFSGAILASPPPSASTVPPEIVSEMEGMKKKMTDLEEQNLSLMQQN from the exons atggcTGGGAGAAATCGTTCTTCCATTCGTCGGGGACGAAGTAGTATTCCTACATCTCAGGCAGAGTCTAGAGGGGCATCTATGTCATCTTCAGCTATTGTTGTACAGAGCGACACTACCCCCCCTACCCTTACTGCTCGTACCACTACTCCTGCTCCTATCTTTATACCATCTACTGTTGATCTTACTACAGCTTCTGTGCCTCCTCCTACAAGTACTACTCCAGCTACTATTCCACCTACTACAACAACATCTCCTTCAACTATTTTTGCTCCTATTGAGGATGCATCTACAGGTGATGGTGGCTCGTCACGCCGGGTTCGTATTTATGTGTTGTCTGACAG GTTTGTGCCGCATGGTCATgccatttctaaatttattactGAGAAAATGAAGGAGAGACAATACAAAGAAGGATACACATGGTCCAAAATTGATAAGCACACACATGATTTTTATTGGAGAGAGTTTAAG aaatattattattgGCCCATAGAAGAAGATAATGCTATCAAAGCTGTTTGGGAAAAAGTCTGTCGAGGCCATTATAGTCGGAATTTATGTAGGTGGCACAAGTCTTACAAGAAGACCGGTAAGAAGCCCGTTTGGGTTGAAGATGAAATTTGGAACAAATGGTTGGAGCACTGGAACACAGAAGAGTTCAAGCATAAGTCCAAGCAAGGCTCCATTAATCGGTGTTCTGAGACAGGAGGCAACGGGGGTGGAATTAGTAGGCATCTAGGAGGCTCTAAGTCATTTGTTGAGCATGCTATAGACTTG aagaaGACACTTCAAAGGACACCTACTGCATTTGATATCTTCTGCAAGACTCATGTGAATAAAGAAGGCAAAGGTGTTGATTCACGAGCACAAGCGGtttat gATGCTATGCAGAAGATGGTTGAGGCTGCTTCTCAAACATTATCAGATGACTCACAACCTTCACCGCTTGATATGGATGCTATGTACCTGGAGGCttctggtggagaaaagaagaagagagtttATGGTCTTGGTTCTCATGCATTAAGCTTGTATCAAGAATCATTTAGTGGTGCTATATTAGCTTCCCCACCGCCTTCAGCATCTACAGTTCCTCCAGAGATTGTGTCTGAGATGGAgggcatgaaaaagaaaatgacagATTTGGAAGAGCAAAACCTAAGTTTGATGCAACAGAACTAG